The following is a genomic window from Clostridium sp..
GTAAATTTAATGGGAAATCTTAATTCCTGTGGAAGATTCTCACAAAATTTATAGTACTCTTTTCCTCTGGGATTTTCTTTGGTGGAATATATCATATTACTTGTATAAAAAGGTAAACATCCAAAATAATGTTTACCCCCATAATTCCATATAAAATTATTTTCCCAAATTAGCCAATTCAATTGTCTTTTTGATACTCCCTGCACTCTTTCTGAGCTTTTCTATTTCTTCATCCAGAAGAGGCACTTCAATTCTTCTCTCGACACCTTCTGAAGTTATTATTGAAGGAAGACTCAGAGCAACCTCTGTCAATCCATATTCTCCTTCAAGAGTAGTGGATACAGGCTGAACCGTATGCTCGTTCAAAACAACAGCTCTTGCCAACCTGCAGGCAGCCATAGCTATTCCATCATTTGTCCATCTTTTTAGGTTAAGTACATCAAAGGCAACCTGTACCACTTCCTTTGCAACTTTATCCCTGTCAAGAGGTTCTTTCGGAAGAAAGTATTTATCAAGCTTGTCATACGAAATTCCTGCAATATTCAAACGGCTCCATGCAGGAAATGCAGAATTCCCATGTTCACCAAGCATATATCCCTGAACACTTTTTGGATCCACGTTGTACTTGTTTGCAATAATTCTTCTAAATCGTGCAGAGTCAAGGCTTGTTCCTGTTCCAAATACCTTATTTTTAGGATATCCAAAGAAATTCTGTGCATAGTAAACCATGACATCAAGTGGATTGGTTATTATTATGATAACTGCATCTTTAGTATATTTAGCTATGGAACTCATTACATCTTTTATTACAGGGACATTCTTTTCCACAAGGATAAGTCTGTCGGCTTTGTCTTCAGGCATTATACTCGGACCTGCAGCTATTATAATTACGTCAGCATCCCTGCATTCCTCATAGCCCCCCGAATAGACCTTCGTGTTGACATTGTATTCAAAAGGTGTGCTGTGG
Proteins encoded in this region:
- a CDS encoding L-lactate dehydrogenase; translated protein: MKNKLVVVGTGHVGSTVINAGLALNLFSEIVTIDKNKNKAEGEALDASHSTPFEYNVNTKVYSGGYEECRDADVIIIAAGPSIMPEDKADRLILVEKNVPVIKDVMSSIAKYTKDAVIIIITNPLDVMVYYAQNFFGYPKNKVFGTGTSLDSARFRRIIANKYNVDPKSVQGYMLGEHGNSAFPAWSRLNIAGISYDKLDKYFLPKEPLDRDKVAKEVVQVAFDVLNLKRWTNDGIAMAACRLARAVVLNEHTVQPVSTTLEGEYGLTEVALSLPSIITSEGVERRIEVPLLDEEIEKLRKSAGSIKKTIELANLGK